In a genomic window of Paracoccaceae bacterium:
- a CDS encoding pyridoxal phosphate-dependent aminotransferase: protein MEFLSTTLARVKPSPTIAVTTKAAELKAAGRDVIGLGAGEPDFDTPQNIKDAAVAAIASGKTKYTAVDGIPELKKAICDKLKRDNDLTYTPSQVSVGTGGKQILYNALMATLNEGDEVVIPAPYWVSYPDMVLLAGGTPVVAEASIQTGFKLTADQLEAAITDKTKWLIFNSPSNPTGAGYTWDELKELTDVLMRHPHVWVMTDDMYEHLVYGDFEFCTPAQVEPRLYDRTLTVNGVSKAYAMTGWRIGYAAGPEKLIGAMRKVQSQSTSNPCSISQWAAVEALNGPQDFLAPNNEIFRRRRDLVVEMLNAAKGVRCPVPDGAFYVYPSIADCIGKTSAAGVKISDDETFATALLEETGVAVVFGAAFGLSPNFRVSYATSDEALTEACGRIQAFCAGLT from the coding sequence ATGGAATTCCTGTCTACGACACTTGCCCGCGTCAAACCGTCTCCGACCATAGCGGTTACAACCAAAGCCGCCGAATTGAAAGCAGCAGGCCGAGACGTCATCGGCCTTGGCGCGGGCGAGCCGGATTTTGATACGCCACAGAACATAAAGGACGCCGCTGTCGCCGCCATTGCGTCCGGTAAAACAAAGTATACCGCCGTAGATGGTATTCCAGAACTAAAGAAAGCCATCTGCGACAAACTGAAACGTGACAATGACCTGACATACACCCCTTCACAGGTCAGTGTGGGCACAGGTGGTAAACAAATCCTTTACAACGCGCTGATGGCGACGCTGAACGAAGGTGACGAGGTCGTCATTCCAGCCCCTTACTGGGTTAGTTACCCCGATATGGTTTTATTGGCAGGTGGCACACCGGTCGTTGCGGAGGCGTCAATTCAAACTGGCTTCAAACTGACCGCAGACCAGTTGGAAGCCGCGATCACAGACAAGACAAAGTGGCTGATCTTTAATTCGCCGTCCAATCCGACAGGTGCCGGATATACCTGGGACGAACTGAAAGAGCTGACAGACGTATTGATGCGCCATCCCCATGTCTGGGTGATGACGGACGATATGTATGAACATCTTGTTTACGGCGATTTCGAATTCTGCACCCCGGCGCAGGTGGAACCGCGTCTTTATGACAGGACGCTGACGGTCAATGGTGTGTCAAAGGCTTACGCGATGACCGGTTGGCGGATTGGTTATGCCGCCGGCCCCGAGAAATTGATCGGTGCGATGCGCAAGGTTCAATCCCAAAGCACCTCAAATCCTTGCAGCATCAGCCAATGGGCCGCCGTTGAGGCCTTGAACGGACCGCAGGATTTTCTAGCCCCGAACAACGAGATTTTCAGGCGGCGTCGGGATCTTGTAGTCGAGATGTTGAACGCGGCCAAAGGGGTCAGGTGTCCCGTTCCGGATGGCGCGTTTTATGTCTATCCGTCGATCGCCGACTGCATTGGCAAGACCTCGGCAGCAGGTGTAAAAATCTCGGATGACGAAACATTCGCGACTGCATTGCTTGAAGAGACAGGCGTTGCAGTCGTGTTTGGCGCGGCTTTTGGACTTTCGCCCAACTTTCGGGTCAGCTACGCGACATCAGACGAAGCACTGACGGAAGCGTGTGGTCGCATCCAGGCTTTCTGCGCTGGACTAACGTAA
- a CDS encoding helix-turn-helix domain-containing protein has translation MHDTKDWYSPEMATFGDRVAAAREVAEMTQAQLARRLGVRVATLRAWEDDMSEPRANRLSIMAGLLNVSMMWLINGQGEGLDAPLEEASLPASASDILNEMRDLRTDMLARVEQLGRLEKKLRTALKEEAHERAA, from the coding sequence ATGCACGACACGAAAGACTGGTACAGCCCGGAAATGGCAACATTTGGAGATCGGGTCGCAGCAGCGCGTGAGGTGGCAGAGATGACGCAAGCGCAACTGGCCCGGCGTCTTGGTGTCAGGGTTGCAACGCTGCGGGCCTGGGAAGACGATATGAGCGAGCCGCGCGCCAACCGTCTGTCGATCATGGCGGGGTTGCTGAACGTGTCCATGATGTGGTTGATCAATGGACAGGGCGAAGGTCTGGACGCTCCACTTGAAGAGGCGAGTCTGCCAGCTTCGGCGAGCGACATCCTGAATGAAATGCGCGACCTGCGCACGGATATGCTTGCGCGGGTCGAGCAGTTGGGCCGTCTTGAGAAGAAATTGCGTACTGCTTTGAAAGAAGAGGCGCATGAGCGAGCCGCATGA
- a CDS encoding succinate dehydrogenase assembly factor 2 produces MSEPHEYRVKRLKMRSMRRGIKEMDLILQRFAEARLGTMDDAELSLYDAMLNENDHDLYQWVSGQVPAREPYSELIDQIIAELPPAAP; encoded by the coding sequence ATGAGCGAGCCGCATGAATACCGCGTCAAACGGCTGAAAATGCGCTCCATGCGGCGCGGGATCAAGGAAATGGACCTGATCCTGCAACGTTTTGCTGAGGCGCGTCTTGGCACCATGGATGACGCAGAATTGAGCCTCTATGACGCCATGCTCAACGAGAACGACCATGATCTTTATCAATGGGTTAGCGGGCAAGTTCCGGCACGAGAACCCTATTCTGAGCTTATTGATCAGATCATCGCCGAATTGCCGCCAGCTGCACCCTGA
- a CDS encoding winged helix DNA-binding protein — protein sequence MSIQDPIPTDPPAANRSQGFMVNYLEALSLVERLHRLLLDVIKDEFERVGVLEINAVQALLLFNIGDNEVTAGELKSRGYYQGSNVSYNLKKLVDMGYMHHQRCEIDRRSVRVKLTDKGQKVRNVVSDLFGRHADGLEAKGVLGPDGIDDITHSLKRMERYWSDQIRYIY from the coding sequence ATGAGTATTCAAGATCCAATTCCAACAGACCCGCCGGCAGCAAACAGGTCTCAGGGCTTCATGGTCAATTACCTTGAAGCCCTCTCACTGGTGGAGCGTTTGCACCGCCTTCTGCTTGATGTAATCAAAGATGAATTCGAGCGGGTCGGCGTTCTGGAAATCAACGCCGTTCAGGCATTGCTACTGTTTAACATCGGTGACAACGAAGTGACAGCAGGCGAATTGAAAAGCCGAGGTTACTATCAGGGCAGTAATGTCAGCTACAACCTGAAGAAACTGGTCGATATGGGGTACATGCATCACCAGCGATGTGAAATTGACCGCCGTTCGGTTCGGGTTAAACTCACTGACAAGGGCCAGAAAGTGCGCAATGTTGTGTCTGACCTTTTTGGACGTCATGCAGATGGACTTGAGGCCAAAGGCGTCCTGGGGCCGGATGGAATCGATGACATCACACATTCTCTCAAGCGGATGGAACGCTACTGGTCCGACCAGATCCGCTATATCTACTGA
- a CDS encoding DUF1194 domain-containing protein: MRAWLLSALFFAALAPSVMANCRHALALGLDVSGSVDLREYRLQLDGLVTALNHPDVVDALLVSPSAPVAVLVFEWSGPSDQVVLIPWTFITGLADIADISKTLAGTKRREATPGTALGVAMTLGAQYLDERKDCWKRTLDISGDGQSNLGSRPRDVKQEIGARGITINALVIGSDAQLGDDSRQSDIGELSSYFRAEVITGPNAFVQTALGFEAYADAMTVKLERELDGLAVSGLQ; this comes from the coding sequence ATGCGCGCGTGGCTATTGAGCGCTCTTTTCTTCGCCGCCCTGGCCCCGTCTGTCATGGCAAATTGCAGACACGCGCTCGCGTTGGGTTTGGATGTTTCCGGGTCTGTCGATCTGCGCGAATACAGGCTTCAACTGGATGGGCTTGTCACAGCGCTGAACCATCCCGATGTTGTTGATGCTTTGCTTGTTTCCCCGAGCGCCCCCGTAGCTGTGCTGGTTTTTGAATGGAGCGGACCTTCCGATCAGGTCGTGTTGATCCCCTGGACGTTCATAACAGGTCTTGCGGATATTGCCGATATCAGCAAAACGCTGGCCGGAACGAAAAGGCGGGAAGCTACGCCCGGCACGGCCCTCGGAGTCGCGATGACCTTGGGCGCTCAGTATCTGGATGAGCGGAAGGACTGCTGGAAACGCACACTGGATATTTCTGGAGATGGACAGTCAAATCTCGGATCACGGCCCCGCGATGTGAAACAGGAAATCGGTGCGCGCGGCATCACGATCAACGCTTTGGTGATCGGATCTGATGCACAACTCGGGGACGACAGCAGACAATCAGATATTGGCGAATTGTCGTCCTACTTTCGCGCCGAAGTTATCACCGGGCCGAATGCATTTGTCCAAACCGCTCTGGGTTTTGAAGCATACGCAGACGCAATGACCGTCAAGCTAGAGAGAGAGCTTGACGGTCTCGCTGTAAGCGGGCTTCAGTAG
- a CDS encoding DUF1194 domain-containing protein, whose translation MIRFSIISLALCAGTVEAGECRLALVLAIDVSSSVDAKEDALQRGGLVTALTAPEVRAAFFATDQHVALAAFEWSGRYNQEILLDWTLVKSPQDLLASARVIANSKRSHNDFPTAMGYALGYGAGMLERAPPCLYKTLDIAGDGQNNEGFGPASAYAEFPFADVTVNGLVVNGADYEAETGLIAFYKSQVLHGPGAFIEIAQGFEDYTRAMRRKLERELTPPVIGSDTKTRTTPKG comes from the coding sequence GTGATCCGCTTCAGCATCATCAGTTTGGCGCTTTGCGCGGGGACGGTTGAGGCCGGCGAATGCCGTCTGGCATTGGTTCTGGCAATAGATGTATCCAGTTCTGTTGATGCCAAAGAAGATGCCTTGCAGCGAGGCGGTCTGGTGACCGCCTTGACCGCACCTGAAGTGAGGGCGGCTTTTTTTGCAACCGATCAACATGTAGCTCTCGCCGCATTTGAGTGGTCAGGTCGTTACAATCAAGAAATTTTGCTGGACTGGACCCTTGTCAAGAGTCCGCAGGATCTTCTGGCGTCAGCTCGGGTTATTGCAAACAGCAAACGCAGTCACAATGACTTCCCGACCGCGATGGGGTATGCCTTGGGCTATGGAGCCGGTATGCTGGAACGCGCACCACCCTGTCTATACAAGACCTTGGATATCGCTGGTGACGGACAGAACAATGAGGGTTTTGGGCCAGCCAGTGCTTATGCTGAGTTTCCTTTCGCGGATGTGACGGTGAACGGTCTGGTTGTGAATGGCGCGGATTACGAGGCCGAGACGGGATTAATCGCATTTTACAAGAGCCAAGTGCTACACGGTCCTGGCGCTTTCATCGAAATCGCCCAGGGTTTTGAAGACTACACAAGGGCGATGCGCCGCAAGTTGGAGCGCGAATTGACGCCTCCAGTTATCGGTTCGGACACGAAAACACGAACAACTCCGAAAGGCTAA
- a CDS encoding VOC family protein, with amino-acid sequence MSLKYLHTMVRVKDLEASIAFYKLLGLKETRRMDSDGGRFTLLFMAPPGQEECPVELTYNWDGDDALPDDSRHFGHLAYRVSNIYEVCQHLMDNGVTINRPPRDGHMAFVRSPDNVSIELLQEGDNLPPAEPWASMQNTGHW; translated from the coding sequence ATGAGCCTGAAGTATCTGCACACTATGGTCCGGGTCAAAGATCTTGAAGCATCGATCGCGTTTTACAAACTGTTGGGTCTGAAAGAAACGCGGCGGATGGACAGTGACGGCGGACGTTTTACGCTTTTATTCATGGCGCCTCCCGGACAGGAGGAATGCCCGGTTGAGTTGACATACAATTGGGATGGGGATGACGCACTGCCCGATGACAGCCGTCATTTTGGACATCTGGCCTATCGCGTAAGTAATATTTACGAGGTTTGCCAGCACCTCATGGACAACGGCGTGACGATTAACCGTCCGCCTCGCGATGGACATATGGCATTTGTGCGCTCACCAGATAATGTGTCCATCGAGTTGTTGCAGGAAGGTGACAACCTGCCACCTGCGGAACCTTGGGCTAGCATGCAGAATACCGGCCATTGGTGA
- the thyX gene encoding FAD-dependent thymidylate synthase: MPLSPEQQAEIDAQRSQPVPTLRAVSPGMEQHLYKAQPVLDHGFVRVIDYMGDDAAICQAARVSYGKGTKSVQNDEGLIRYLMRHWHSTPFEMCEIKLHVKLPVFVARQWIRHRTANVNEYSARYSILDREFYIPAPEHINAQSVVNNQGRGGVLEGAEASRVLEILKSDSNRAYDNYESMISEEGPDGEKQDGLARELARMNLPANVYTQWYWKVDLHNLFHFLRLRADSHAQYEIRVYADAICAMVADWVPAAYGAFEDYRLGGATMSGKALDCIKRMLKGELVTQETSGMSKGEWREFDGIIR, from the coding sequence ATGCCTCTGAGCCCTGAACAACAGGCGGAAATTGACGCACAACGCAGCCAACCTGTACCAACCCTGCGCGCCGTATCCCCCGGCATGGAGCAACACCTCTACAAGGCTCAACCCGTCCTGGACCACGGCTTTGTTCGTGTCATTGACTACATGGGTGACGACGCCGCGATTTGTCAGGCCGCACGAGTCTCATATGGTAAGGGTACCAAGTCTGTACAGAATGACGAAGGCTTGATCCGCTACCTGATGCGCCACTGGCACTCAACGCCATTCGAGATGTGCGAAATCAAACTCCATGTCAAACTCCCCGTTTTCGTGGCGCGTCAATGGATCCGCCATCGCACCGCCAACGTCAACGAGTATTCCGCGCGTTATTCGATCCTTGATCGCGAATTCTACATCCCGGCCCCTGAACATATTAACGCGCAATCAGTAGTGAATAATCAAGGGCGGGGTGGCGTACTTGAAGGGGCGGAGGCCTCGCGTGTGCTCGAGATACTCAAGTCCGACAGTAATCGAGCCTATGACAACTACGAATCCATGATTTCTGAAGAGGGCCCCGATGGAGAAAAACAGGACGGTTTGGCCCGCGAACTCGCGCGTATGAACCTGCCTGCCAATGTCTACACTCAATGGTACTGGAAGGTTGACCTGCACAATCTCTTCCATTTCCTGCGCTTGCGTGCGGACAGCCATGCCCAATACGAAATCCGCGTATATGCCGACGCGATCTGCGCCATGGTCGCGGACTGGGTGCCAGCAGCATACGGCGCGTTCGAAGATTACCGTTTGGGTGGCGCTACCATGTCGGGTAAGGCTCTCGACTGTATCAAGCGCATGTTGAAAGGCGAACTGGTTACTCAGGAGACGTCCGGGATGTCGAAAGGCGAATGGCGGGAATTTGACGGTATCATTCGTTAA
- the dnaE gene encoding DNA polymerase III subunit alpha: protein MSKDPRFIHLRSHSEYSLLEGALRLKKLPELCQKAGMPALALTDKNNMFAALEYSVAMSGAGLQPILGCQFDVAYVETRPGEKSHVPAPLVLLAQSETGYENLMKLNSCLYIDKGGALPQVTLDQLETYSDDVICLTGGAGGPVGMLLQTAQGPAAQALMDRLKFIFADRLYVELQRHPGEDGQPEAERLTERGLVEMAYAMDLPLVATNDVYFPKPDMYEAHDALICIAEGAYVDQQDARRKLTAQHYFKSQSEMVTLFADLPEAIENTVEIAKRCAFQAYRRDPILPKFADNEIEELRQQAHAGLKRRLAVIPHATSVDEYEKRLDFELGIIEGMGFPGYFLIVADFIKWAKDNTIPVGPGRGSGAGSLVAYSLTITDLDPLRYNLLFERFLNPERVSMPDFDIDFCMDRREEVIRYVQDKYGRDKVGQIITFGALLSKAAVRDIGRVLQMPYGQVDRLSKMIPVEGVKPVSIEKALADEPRLREEARNEEVVARLLEYGQQVEGLLRNASTHAAGVVIGDRPLDALVPLYQDPRSDMPATQFNMKWVEQAGLVKFDFLGLKTLTVIQNAVDQIKANGRHLHIAADGTELFEPPEGLVDDIGTIPLDDEASYKLYAAAKTVAVFQVESSGMMDALKRMKPTCIEDIVALVALYRPGPMENIPTYCEVKNGLRELESIHPLIDDILKETQGIIVYQEQVMQIAQVMAGYSLGGADLLRRAMGKKIAEEMAKERPKFEKGAMENGVDKKKATEVFDLLEKFANYGFNKSHAAAYAVVSYQTAWLKANHPVEFMAGVMNCDIHLTDKLAVYFEEVRKRLELPWVPPCVNRSDATFKVVDGALVYALGALKNVGVEAMKLITDGRRADPSVPDSPDKPFATLFDLARRVDLKRVGKRPLEMLARSGAFDQLDPNRRRVFGALDALVGYSAAIHEQKASNQVSLFGEAGDDLPEPRLHAMDDWLPAERLGEEFKAVGFYLSGHPLDDYMGPLKRKGILTLDELRAKAENGPMNAKLAGVVAGRQERKSARGNRFAFCQMSDATGAFEVTLFSDTLEKCREHLEVDAKVVVAVEATLEADQLKLLGRSVSPIDAVTADAGGMGLRVFVDAPEAISAVASVLEGAANAVKSIGRGPVEFCLMDPTLPGEVEVELGQEFVVNPQIKGAIKSLSGVLEVEDL from the coding sequence ATGAGCAAAGATCCCCGATTCATTCACCTGCGCAGCCACTCAGAGTATTCGTTATTGGAGGGTGCTCTGCGTTTGAAGAAACTACCCGAGTTATGTCAAAAAGCCGGGATGCCGGCGTTGGCGCTGACGGACAAAAATAACATGTTTGCGGCTCTCGAATATTCCGTGGCGATGTCGGGAGCCGGATTGCAACCCATATTGGGATGTCAGTTCGACGTCGCGTATGTTGAAACACGACCAGGCGAAAAATCACATGTTCCTGCGCCCTTGGTATTGTTAGCGCAATCCGAGACCGGGTACGAAAACCTGATGAAACTGAACTCCTGCCTTTACATTGATAAGGGCGGCGCGTTGCCGCAGGTCACGTTGGATCAGCTTGAAACGTATTCCGATGATGTCATCTGCTTGACAGGTGGCGCCGGTGGGCCTGTTGGCATGCTCTTGCAAACCGCGCAGGGGCCTGCCGCGCAAGCTTTGATGGATCGTCTCAAATTCATTTTCGCGGATCGACTTTACGTCGAATTGCAACGCCATCCGGGTGAAGACGGGCAACCCGAAGCGGAGCGTTTAACGGAACGTGGACTTGTCGAAATGGCCTATGCCATGGATTTGCCGCTGGTGGCGACCAATGACGTCTATTTCCCGAAACCGGATATGTATGAGGCGCACGACGCGTTGATCTGTATCGCCGAAGGGGCCTATGTCGATCAGCAGGACGCACGTCGCAAGCTTACGGCGCAACACTATTTCAAGTCACAATCCGAGATGGTGACGCTTTTTGCAGACCTGCCTGAGGCGATTGAAAACACTGTTGAGATTGCCAAGCGCTGTGCATTTCAAGCTTACAGGCGCGACCCAATCCTGCCCAAATTTGCCGACAACGAAATCGAAGAATTGCGCCAACAGGCGCACGCCGGTCTCAAGCGGCGTTTGGCGGTAATTCCGCACGCAACCAGCGTCGACGAATATGAAAAGCGTTTGGATTTCGAACTCGGGATCATCGAAGGTATGGGATTTCCGGGGTACTTCCTGATCGTAGCGGACTTTATCAAATGGGCTAAAGATAACACAATCCCGGTCGGCCCGGGTCGGGGGTCAGGAGCGGGTTCCTTGGTTGCCTACTCCCTTACAATCACGGATCTGGACCCGCTGCGATACAACCTGCTTTTTGAACGCTTCCTGAACCCGGAGCGCGTGTCGATGCCGGACTTCGACATCGACTTCTGTATGGATCGACGAGAAGAAGTCATAAGGTATGTTCAAGACAAGTATGGCCGTGACAAGGTGGGGCAAATCATCACTTTTGGTGCGCTTTTGTCAAAGGCTGCGGTGCGAGATATCGGGCGTGTTCTGCAAATGCCCTATGGCCAGGTGGACCGATTGTCCAAAATGATACCCGTTGAAGGGGTCAAGCCAGTGTCGATCGAAAAGGCACTCGCAGACGAGCCGCGCCTGCGCGAAGAGGCGCGAAACGAGGAAGTTGTGGCGCGCCTTCTGGAGTACGGTCAGCAGGTCGAGGGGCTGCTGCGCAATGCCTCCACCCACGCGGCAGGAGTAGTCATTGGTGACCGCCCGCTGGACGCCCTTGTGCCGCTTTATCAGGATCCGCGGTCGGACATGCCTGCGACCCAATTCAATATGAAATGGGTGGAACAGGCGGGTTTGGTCAAATTCGACTTTTTGGGTCTGAAAACTCTGACTGTGATCCAAAATGCCGTGGATCAAATCAAAGCCAATGGGCGGCATTTGCACATCGCGGCGGATGGTACGGAACTCTTTGAGCCGCCCGAAGGTCTGGTGGATGATATCGGAACGATCCCGCTGGACGATGAGGCGTCCTATAAACTCTATGCTGCGGCAAAGACTGTGGCTGTGTTCCAGGTGGAAAGCTCGGGCATGATGGATGCGCTCAAGCGCATGAAGCCGACCTGCATCGAGGACATCGTAGCCCTTGTGGCGCTCTATCGTCCTGGCCCCATGGAAAATATTCCGACCTATTGCGAGGTGAAAAACGGCCTGCGAGAATTGGAATCCATCCATCCGTTGATTGATGACATTCTGAAGGAAACCCAAGGCATCATCGTTTATCAGGAGCAGGTGATGCAAATCGCGCAGGTCATGGCGGGATACAGCCTTGGCGGTGCGGACCTGTTGCGCCGTGCCATGGGTAAAAAAATCGCCGAAGAGATGGCCAAGGAGCGCCCCAAGTTCGAAAAGGGCGCGATGGAAAACGGGGTGGACAAAAAGAAGGCCACCGAAGTTTTTGACCTTCTTGAGAAATTCGCCAACTACGGCTTCAACAAATCCCATGCGGCGGCCTATGCGGTGGTCAGCTATCAAACTGCGTGGCTCAAGGCGAACCATCCGGTCGAATTCATGGCCGGTGTGATGAATTGCGACATCCACCTGACGGATAAACTTGCCGTTTATTTCGAAGAGGTGCGCAAGCGGTTGGAACTGCCTTGGGTGCCGCCTTGCGTGAATCGGTCGGATGCGACGTTCAAGGTTGTCGATGGAGCCTTGGTTTATGCCCTCGGCGCGTTGAAAAATGTGGGCGTCGAGGCGATGAAGTTGATCACGGACGGGCGTCGTGCGGACCCAAGCGTTCCGGATAGTCCTGACAAACCCTTTGCCACGCTCTTTGATCTCGCCCGTCGTGTGGACCTCAAACGTGTCGGCAAACGTCCCTTGGAAATGTTGGCCCGTTCGGGCGCCTTCGATCAATTGGACCCGAACCGACGCCGCGTGTTTGGCGCATTGGATGCGCTTGTGGGGTATTCAGCGGCCATTCATGAGCAAAAAGCGTCCAATCAGGTATCGCTCTTTGGTGAAGCCGGCGATGATCTGCCAGAACCGCGATTGCACGCCATGGATGACTGGTTACCCGCAGAACGTCTGGGCGAAGAATTCAAGGCGGTAGGGTTCTACCTTTCCGGGCACCCGCTCGATGACTATATGGGTCCGCTCAAACGCAAAGGTATCCTGACCCTCGATGAGCTGCGTGCAAAGGCAGAAAACGGCCCGATGAATGCGAAACTTGCGGGCGTTGTTGCCGGGCGTCAGGAACGTAAGTCCGCGCGCGGTAATCGTTTTGCATTTTGCCAGATGTCGGATGCGACAGGCGCATTTGAAGTAACTTTGTTTTCGGACACCTTGGAGAAATGCCGCGAGCATCTTGAAGTCGACGCCAAGGTTGTTGTCGCCGTAGAAGCAACGCTGGAAGCGGATCAGCTCAAACTTCTGGGCCGGTCCGTCTCTCCGATTGATGCTGTAACGGCGGATGCAGGTGGCATGGGACTGCGCGTGTTCGTTGATGCGCCCGAGGCGATTTCGGCTGTGGCGAGCGTGTTGGAAGGTGCAGCGAATGCGGTGAAGTCCATCGGGCGCGGTCCTGTTGAATTCTGCCTGATGGATCCAACCTTGCCGGGCGAGGTCGAAGTCGAGTTGGGCCAGGAGTTCGTCGTAAACCCGCAGATCAAGGGCGCGATCAAATCGCTGAGTGGCGTTCTGGAGGTCGAAGACCTTTAG
- a CDS encoding SlyX family protein encodes MEKLEEQFAHLMRTVEDLSDVVARQETEIATLTRRVFMLMQREGEREAQQSGGMVIADERPPHY; translated from the coding sequence ATGGAAAAGCTCGAAGAACAATTTGCGCATCTGATGCGCACCGTCGAAGATTTGTCTGATGTGGTCGCACGCCAGGAAACCGAGATCGCAACCCTGACCCGGCGCGTGTTTATGCTTATGCAGCGTGAGGGTGAGCGGGAGGCCCAGCAATCTGGCGGCATGGTGATCGCCGATGAACGCCCACCGCATTACTAA
- the hisS gene encoding histidine--tRNA ligase, whose amino-acid sequence MAKPKKTPRPKAETPKGFRDYFGAEVTQRSEMLRAIAGVYHRYGFDALESSGVETVEALGKFLPDVDRPNEGVFAWQEDADAEKPGDWLALRYDLTAPLARVYAQHQNDLPKPYRRYAMGPVWRNEKPGPGRFRQFYQCDADTVGAPSVAADAEICAMLADCLEAVGIERGDYVIRVNNRKVLNGVMEVAGLAGDDKERERGIVLRAIDKLDRLGIKGVRALLGEGRKDESGDFTDGAGLDEAQADIIVGFMEAKQGSGSETVSRLHALVEGSGIGLQGVSELETIAGLLSAGGYGPDRIEIDPSVVRGLGYYTGPVYEAELTFDIQDEKGRTRNFGSVAGGGRYDDLVKRFTGQEVPATGVSIGVDRLLAALHAKGRMKADVQGPVVVTVMDRDRMADYQGMVAELRKAGIRAEVYLGNPKNFGNQLKYADKRGSPIAIIEGGDEKDKGVIQIKDLILGAQIAESATLEEWKDRPSQFEVPRDQLVEKTREILRQHGLPGGDTEQ is encoded by the coding sequence ATGGCCAAGCCCAAAAAGACCCCGCGCCCCAAGGCAGAGACGCCCAAGGGTTTCCGTGATTATTTCGGCGCTGAAGTGACGCAGCGTAGCGAAATGCTGCGCGCGATTGCCGGGGTTTATCATCGTTATGGGTTTGATGCGCTGGAAAGTTCAGGCGTGGAAACGGTTGAAGCCTTAGGCAAATTCCTGCCGGACGTGGACCGCCCTAACGAGGGGGTTTTTGCTTGGCAGGAAGATGCGGATGCCGAAAAACCGGGCGACTGGCTGGCTTTGCGCTATGACCTGACGGCCCCTTTGGCGCGCGTTTATGCGCAACATCAGAACGATTTGCCCAAACCCTATCGCCGTTATGCGATGGGGCCGGTTTGGCGCAACGAAAAACCCGGACCGGGGCGCTTTCGTCAGTTTTATCAATGTGATGCGGATACAGTCGGCGCGCCTTCCGTGGCTGCGGATGCTGAGATCTGCGCGATGTTGGCGGATTGCCTTGAAGCTGTCGGGATCGAGCGCGGCGACTATGTGATCCGCGTGAACAACCGCAAAGTTCTGAATGGTGTGATGGAGGTAGCAGGTCTCGCAGGGGACGACAAGGAGCGCGAACGTGGGATCGTTCTGCGTGCGATCGACAAATTGGATCGGCTCGGGATCAAAGGTGTTCGGGCGCTTTTGGGAGAAGGGCGTAAAGACGAGAGCGGCGATTTCACGGATGGCGCAGGTTTGGACGAAGCTCAGGCCGACATTATTGTTGGTTTTATGGAGGCAAAACAAGGCAGTGGGTCAGAAACCGTTTCGCGATTGCACGCCCTCGTGGAGGGATCAGGCATTGGATTGCAAGGTGTCAGCGAACTGGAAACGATAGCGGGTTTACTGAGCGCCGGAGGTTATGGCCCGGATCGAATTGAAATTGACCCTTCTGTCGTGCGCGGTCTCGGTTATTACACCGGTCCCGTATATGAGGCCGAATTGACTTTTGACATCCAGGACGAAAAGGGTCGCACGCGCAACTTTGGCTCTGTCGCGGGCGGGGGTCGGTACGATGATCTGGTCAAGCGCTTTACCGGGCAGGAAGTCCCGGCAACGGGTGTTTCCATCGGTGTGGATCGCTTGCTGGCCGCATTGCACGCAAAAGGACGCATGAAGGCGGACGTACAGGGACCCGTTGTCGTAACCGTAATGGATCGCGACCGCATGGCGGATTATCAGGGCATGGTAGCAGAATTGCGCAAGGCAGGCATCCGCGCAGAAGTCTATCTTGGCAATCCCAAGAATTTCGGCAACCAGTTGAAATACGCGGATAAACGGGGCAGCCCCATCGCCATCATCGAAGGCGGTGACGAGAAGGACAAGGGTGTCATTCAGATCAAGGATCTGATCCTTGGTGCGCAGATTGCTGAATCCGCGACGCTGGAAGAATGGAAAGACCGCCCCAGCCAGTTTGAAGTGCCGCGCGATCAGCTAGTTGAAAAGACTCGCGAAATCCTGCGCCAACATGGGTTGCCCGGCGGCGATACAGAGCAATGA